In one window of Methanolobus mangrovi DNA:
- a CDS encoding FAD-binding oxidoreductase, with the protein MQKSDLLTDLQDIVGNERISTSTAELYCYSCDASQIRGMPDFVIRPASTEQISKIVSLANEKEIPVTARGAGTGLAGGAVPVEGGIVLDMSSMNRILEMDLDNLQVTIEPGIVQEKLNEALEPYGFFFPPDPGSSAMCTLGGLIANNGSGMRSIKYGTTRNYVLALEVVLADGTVINSGSKTSKSVAGYSLTDLFVGSEGTLGIITKATLKVRALPKERSVLLASFDNPELAGKAVVKVLSSGIVPSACEILDRNIIEAINTYDPNVGLPKAGAILMFEVDGTENSVREGIEMIKDVCSSLATSIRAASDKKERDEIWAARRLVGAAVSRLDPLRTRVYVGEDIGVPIKELPGMLHKVREISEEFDLPIMTYGHIGDGNLHTGMCIDVLDDTQWDKLNKAADKIHRTAISIGGTVTAEHGVGSARADYLGLELGKALDVMILIKKALDPKGILNPGKMGV; encoded by the coding sequence ATGCAAAAATCCGATTTACTCACAGATTTGCAGGATATTGTGGGAAATGAAAGAATTTCCACGTCTACTGCAGAGCTTTATTGTTATTCATGTGATGCTTCCCAGATAAGGGGCATGCCTGATTTTGTTATCAGGCCCGCAAGTACTGAACAGATTTCAAAGATAGTCAGTCTTGCTAATGAGAAAGAAATTCCTGTGACTGCAAGAGGCGCAGGTACGGGACTGGCCGGGGGAGCAGTACCCGTTGAGGGTGGCATTGTGCTTGATATGTCATCTATGAACAGGATCCTTGAGATGGATCTCGATAACCTCCAGGTTACAATTGAGCCGGGTATTGTTCAGGAGAAATTGAACGAAGCTCTTGAACCGTATGGTTTTTTCTTTCCTCCGGACCCGGGAAGTTCTGCAATGTGCACACTTGGCGGACTTATAGCCAATAATGGAAGTGGAATGCGTTCTATCAAATACGGTACGACCAGGAATTATGTGCTTGCACTTGAAGTTGTACTGGCAGATGGTACTGTGATAAACTCAGGTTCAAAGACCTCCAAATCAGTTGCAGGTTATTCATTAACAGATCTTTTTGTGGGATCTGAAGGAACTCTTGGTATTATAACAAAGGCAACATTGAAGGTCAGGGCGCTGCCAAAAGAACGTTCGGTCCTGCTTGCATCTTTTGATAATCCTGAACTTGCCGGAAAGGCAGTTGTTAAGGTTCTGTCCTCGGGAATAGTTCCATCCGCATGTGAGATCCTTGACAGGAACATAATTGAGGCTATAAACACTTATGATCCGAATGTTGGCCTTCCAAAGGCAGGTGCCATCCTTATGTTTGAGGTGGATGGTACTGAAAACAGTGTTCGTGAAGGCATAGAGATGATAAAGGATGTGTGCAGTTCTCTTGCAACAAGCATCAGGGCAGCCTCGGATAAGAAGGAAAGGGATGAGATATGGGCTGCAAGAAGACTTGTAGGTGCTGCAGTTTCAAGGCTTGATCCGCTTCGCACTCGTGTTTATGTGGGCGAAGACATCGGTGTTCCTATAAAGGAGCTCCCTGGAATGTTGCATAAGGTTCGCGAGATATCTGAAGAGTTTGACCTGCCGATCATGACATACGGGCACATCGGTGACGGAAATCTTCACACAGGAATGTGCATTGATGTGCTTGATGATACTCAATGGGATAAACTGAACAAGGCTGCAGACAAGATACACCGCACAGCCATCAGCATTGGTGGAACTGTTACGGCTGAGCATGGGGTTGGCAGTGCCCGGGCGGATTATCTAGGACTTGAGCTTGGTAAGGCCCTTGATGTAATGATATTGATAAAGAAAGCCCTTGACCCCAAAGGGATACTTAACCCTGGGAAGATGGGGGTCTGA
- a CDS encoding (Fe-S)-binding protein, with translation MNESDLRSILKCVRCGTCRSVCPVFDVIGWESASSRGRMLVAHGISQGMEADKGVFDSLNTCTTCGLCEQMCPSGASPVKVIENVRHQLVLQGKMTDAQKELRTEALEKGNPLGETTERMAWLGDSKKDVTEKADYVFFAGCLASYRYPELTKRTFDILKKFGVTALQEEVCCGSPLLRTGSDPSSLMSKNLEQIKKTGAHTVITGCAGCYTALKNDYPEDLNVIHVTEFLADRLAEMDLKKLDLKVTYHDPCHLGRCNGVFDAPRQIIKSICYLEEMKSNREKSKCCGAGGGVLKGYPELSLELSKNRVEEIPKDVDYLVTACPLCRTNLKRGGPRVEVLDIIDLLEMAMG, from the coding sequence ATGAACGAATCTGATTTGCGTTCAATATTGAAATGTGTCCGTTGTGGAACATGTCGCTCAGTATGTCCGGTCTTTGATGTCATTGGCTGGGAATCTGCCAGTTCCCGAGGCCGCATGCTGGTAGCTCATGGTATTTCCCAGGGTATGGAAGCTGATAAAGGTGTATTTGACAGTCTGAACACCTGTACCACATGCGGACTTTGTGAACAGATGTGCCCTTCCGGGGCGTCCCCTGTAAAGGTCATAGAGAATGTCAGGCACCAGCTTGTGCTTCAGGGCAAGATGACCGATGCGCAGAAGGAATTGCGCACAGAAGCTCTTGAAAAAGGGAATCCTCTTGGAGAGACAACAGAGAGGATGGCATGGCTTGGTGACTCTAAAAAGGATGTCACTGAAAAGGCAGATTATGTCTTTTTTGCAGGTTGCCTGGCTTCATACAGATATCCTGAACTCACAAAAAGGACATTTGATATACTGAAGAAGTTCGGTGTCACCGCATTACAGGAAGAAGTATGCTGTGGTTCTCCGCTTTTAAGGACCGGTTCTGATCCTTCAAGCCTGATGTCCAAGAATCTGGAACAGATCAAAAAGACAGGTGCACACACAGTTATCACTGGCTGTGCAGGATGTTATACCGCACTTAAAAATGATTATCCTGAAGATTTGAATGTTATTCACGTTACCGAATTCCTTGCAGACCGCCTGGCTGAGATGGACCTGAAGAAACTGGATCTGAAAGTAACCTATCATGACCCATGCCACCTTGGAAGGTGCAACGGAGTATTCGATGCCCCAAGGCAGATTATAAAATCAATCTGTTACCTTGAGGAAATGAAGAGCAACAGGGAAAAGTCCAAATGTTGCGGAGCAGGCGGCGGAGTACTCAAAGGTTATCCTGAGCTTTCCCTTGAGCTTTCAAAGAACAGGGTTGAGGAAATTCCAAAAGATGTGGATTATCTTGTAACCGCATGCCCCTTGTGCCGTACAAATCTCAAACGTGGCGGCCCACGGGTTGAAGTACTTGATATAATAGACTTGCTGGAAATGGCTATGGGCTAG
- a CDS encoding TolB-like translocation protein yields the protein MLIIQTPFVFASPVIGIDENISDNIFYSCSYTNPDSVEAHQIVVYSEDGEHTQIHINYKLIPRTTSSPDGNYIVYKKALDAANGVGVEDFVINDTANGTETNIKNIITMGYYPVAFSPDSKMYAAPRIIFFEDCRNGQYAIDICSVHNNTVIHRELTPFYKENTKDTPMDWDRSAIYGVYWSEDGSSIIYEALGADIDGGTYPTYLISKKLNIDYEELRKMNGYDEPELRYTQENIEKTETTSSQSFPVPGFEVIGVVIALALNSKLKRA from the coding sequence ATGCTTATAATTCAGACACCTTTTGTGTTCGCCAGTCCGGTCATTGGCATCGATGAAAACATCAGTGATAATATTTTTTATTCGTGCTCATACACAAATCCTGATAGTGTTGAAGCCCATCAGATAGTTGTGTACAGCGAAGATGGAGAGCATACACAAATACATATAAATTACAAGCTGATACCACGAACAACCAGCAGTCCGGATGGAAATTATATTGTTTACAAAAAAGCACTGGATGCGGCAAATGGTGTTGGAGTTGAGGACTTTGTCATAAATGATACAGCAAACGGAACTGAAACAAACATCAAGAATATAATCACTATGGGCTACTACCCGGTTGCATTTTCTCCTGACAGCAAGATGTATGCCGCACCAAGGATTATTTTCTTTGAGGATTGTAGGAATGGACAATATGCCATTGATATTTGCTCAGTCCACAACAACACAGTGATCCACAGAGAACTGACTCCTTTCTACAAAGAGAATACAAAAGACACACCTATGGACTGGGACAGGTCTGCCATTTATGGAGTTTACTGGTCAGAAGATGGTTCTTCAATCATCTACGAAGCCCTTGGAGCTGATATCGATGGTGGGACATACCCAACATACCTCATTAGCAAAAAGCTCAATATCGACTACGAAGAGCTCAGGAAAATGAATGGATATGATGAACCTGAGCTGAGATACACGCAGGAAAATATAGAAAAAACTGAGACAACTAGCTCTCAAAGTTTTCCAGTACCCGGATTTGAGGTAATTGGCGTAGTAATTGCTCTGGCTTTGAACAGTAAACTGAAAAGAGCATAA
- a CDS encoding YgiQ family radical SAM protein gives MKHTKNRRKADSSKFLPMSLEEAKQKGWDELDIIIVTGDAYVDHPGFGTSIIGRVLEDAGYRVGVIAQPKWDDPEDFKKLGKPRLFFAISAGNTDSMVSNYTPSKRLRHDDTYSPGNKAGLRPNRATIVYSNRLKETYPDTPRVIGGIEASLRRFAQYDYWSDKVRQSILADAPADLIVYGMGELQILEIADKLNKGIPVSDITDIDGTVWKTDIKSWKEKHEELLKDRIEIPPYIEVSKNKELYAKAFKMVFEEQDHIRGHGIIQVHPKTVVIQNKPMRPLTQDELDHVYELPFTRETHPSYDEVVPALDLVKFSINTHRGCFGACSFCAIALHQGRMIRSRSIDSILREAEGFREIKGFKGTINGLGGPSANMYGMDCKNWNEKGVCKDKICIYPKACPSLDTSHKKLIELMRRLRNLPDIKKVFVGYGVRYDLALLDEEYMEELCAHHVSGQLKVAPEHYCDSVTDVMKKPDREVFERFEHKYKEINKKLGKDQYLVAFLMSSHPGCTLNDMIETAEYIRDTGRYTRQVQDFTPTPMTSATCMFHTGLDPFTGKKIYVATSQKEKSIQRAMLHYKEPANYNLVYEGLKRSNRLDLVGNSWNCLIGRKKGGNNGW, from the coding sequence ATGAAACATACTAAAAATAGAAGAAAAGCTGATTCCTCAAAGTTCCTCCCGATGAGCCTTGAAGAAGCTAAACAGAAGGGATGGGATGAACTTGATATTATCATTGTCACCGGAGATGCCTATGTTGACCACCCTGGTTTCGGAACAAGCATCATAGGAAGAGTGCTTGAAGATGCAGGCTACAGAGTAGGAGTTATTGCTCAACCAAAATGGGATGATCCAGAAGACTTCAAAAAACTTGGTAAACCCCGCCTGTTCTTTGCCATTAGTGCCGGAAATACTGACTCAATGGTCAGCAATTACACCCCATCAAAAAGATTGAGGCATGATGACACATACTCCCCCGGAAATAAGGCAGGACTGCGACCAAACAGGGCGACTATCGTTTACTCCAATCGTCTGAAAGAAACGTATCCGGATACCCCCAGAGTGATTGGAGGTATTGAAGCATCCCTTCGCCGCTTTGCACAATATGATTACTGGTCTGACAAAGTGCGCCAGTCCATCCTTGCAGATGCGCCTGCAGACCTTATTGTTTATGGCATGGGAGAACTCCAGATACTTGAGATAGCAGACAAGCTCAACAAAGGCATCCCTGTTTCAGACATCACTGATATCGATGGAACCGTCTGGAAAACAGATATCAAATCGTGGAAAGAGAAACATGAAGAACTCCTGAAGGACCGCATAGAGATTCCACCATATATTGAGGTTTCAAAGAACAAGGAACTCTACGCAAAAGCATTCAAAATGGTCTTTGAGGAACAGGACCACATACGCGGTCACGGCATAATACAGGTTCATCCAAAAACAGTGGTAATCCAGAACAAGCCCATGCGACCACTTACACAGGATGAACTGGACCACGTATACGAACTTCCATTCACACGAGAAACACATCCCTCCTACGATGAAGTCGTTCCCGCCCTGGATCTGGTTAAATTCTCCATCAACACCCATCGAGGTTGTTTTGGAGCATGCTCGTTCTGTGCTATCGCCCTGCACCAGGGAAGGATGATACGCAGCAGGAGTATCGATTCCATTCTAAGGGAAGCTGAAGGTTTCAGGGAGATCAAAGGATTCAAAGGCACCATCAACGGACTTGGCGGGCCGTCTGCTAACATGTATGGAATGGACTGCAAGAACTGGAATGAAAAAGGAGTATGCAAGGATAAGATCTGCATTTACCCCAAAGCCTGCCCTTCCCTTGATACCAGCCACAAGAAACTCATAGAACTCATGCGCAGGCTCAGAAACCTACCGGATATCAAAAAAGTCTTTGTAGGTTACGGTGTACGCTATGACCTTGCGTTGCTTGATGAGGAATACATGGAAGAGCTATGTGCCCACCACGTCAGTGGACAGCTAAAGGTTGCACCTGAACACTATTGCGACAGTGTGACCGATGTCATGAAAAAACCTGACAGGGAAGTCTTTGAGAGATTTGAACATAAGTACAAGGAAATTAATAAGAAACTCGGCAAGGACCAGTACCTTGTGGCATTCCTTATGTCAAGCCACCCCGGATGTACACTCAATGATATGATAGAAACTGCAGAATACATAAGAGATACCGGGCGTTACACAAGACAGGTACAGGACTTTACACCTACACCTATGACATCTGCAACATGTATGTTCCACACAGGACTGGACCCTTTCACCGGGAAAAAGATATACGTGGCCACCTCTCAAAAGGAAAAAAGCATACAGAGGGCAATGTTGCATTACAAGGAACCTGCAAACTATAACCTTGTATATGAAGGACTAAAGCGTTCCAACAGACTTGACCTTGTAGGAAATTCCTGGAATTGTCTTATAGGCCGGAAAAAGGGAGGAAATAACGGTTGGTAA
- a CDS encoding MBL fold metallo-hydrolase: MQVKHFNTGLYDANSYLINGKILVDTGMNTEGLMAEIRKNIDIKDLELIILTHCHYDHTASAMEIARLSGAKIAIHKDDATLLKSDNVSAAALFGYKAPPIEPDMLLNERDRIPINNDEELEVIHTPGHTPGGICLYEANSKSLFSGDTVFPNGSIGRTDFEGGNRSQLTESINKLVQLDVKTLYPGHGEVTSNDVNKQIGFSLRMSKSIL, from the coding sequence ATGCAGGTCAAACATTTCAACACCGGTCTTTACGATGCAAACTCATACCTCATCAATGGAAAGATCCTGGTAGATACAGGAATGAATACAGAAGGACTGATGGCAGAGATCAGGAAAAACATAGACATAAAAGATCTTGAACTGATAATACTCACCCACTGTCACTACGACCACACAGCATCAGCAATGGAGATAGCACGCCTTAGTGGTGCAAAAATAGCTATCCATAAGGATGATGCCACTTTGCTGAAAAGTGATAACGTGAGTGCTGCTGCATTATTCGGATACAAAGCACCGCCCATTGAACCTGACATGCTTCTCAATGAAAGGGACAGAATACCCATTAATAATGACGAAGAACTGGAAGTCATCCACACACCCGGGCATACACCAGGAGGTATCTGCCTGTATGAAGCAAATTCAAAAAGCCTGTTTTCCGGAGATACGGTTTTTCCCAACGGAAGCATAGGACGCACGGATTTTGAGGGAGGCAATCGTTCACAATTGACTGAATCGATCAACAAGCTTGTGCAGCTTGATGTTAAGACACTTTACCCCGGGCATGGTGAAGTAACATCAAATGACGTGAACAAACAAATAGGATTCTCCCTCCGCATGTCTAAAAGCATATTATAA
- a CDS encoding TatD family hydrolase codes for MNYEVIDSHCHLDFPKFNKDRHETIERARKSGVVEMINSGIDYKTNADSLELARKYDFIHATLGLSPQMVPDATDDKINQILSQMERNIDKAIGIGEAGLDFYYCTTDAGRKRQEDVFRKVIEIADRYNKTLVIHGRDGEDLALEMTKDLDRVVFHCYGGSLETMQNIIDAGHYVSVPTLVCFSEHHKAIAKDLPLENMLIETDSPYLSPRKGRNEPAFVLDSVPVIAHLKDIDESEIALATMQNTRRAFEL; via the coding sequence ATGAATTATGAAGTAATAGACTCTCATTGCCATCTTGATTTTCCAAAATTCAATAAGGATCGGCATGAGACAATTGAGAGAGCAAGAAAGAGCGGCGTAGTTGAGATGATAAACTCCGGCATAGACTACAAAACAAATGCTGATTCCCTTGAACTCGCCAGGAAATATGACTTCATACATGCCACGCTCGGACTCAGTCCCCAGATGGTGCCTGATGCAACTGATGATAAAATCAATCAGATACTGTCGCAGATGGAACGCAACATCGACAAAGCCATAGGTATTGGGGAAGCAGGACTTGATTTTTATTATTGCACCACAGATGCCGGAAGAAAAAGGCAGGAAGATGTATTCAGAAAGGTCATTGAAATTGCAGACAGGTACAACAAAACCCTAGTAATACACGGCAGAGATGGTGAAGACCTTGCACTTGAAATGACAAAAGACCTTGACAGGGTGGTCTTTCATTGTTACGGCGGCTCACTTGAAACCATGCAGAACATAATTGATGCAGGACACTACGTATCGGTGCCAACCCTCGTCTGCTTCTCAGAACACCATAAAGCAATCGCAAAGGATCTACCTCTTGAGAATATGCTCATAGAGACAGACAGCCCGTACCTCTCACCAAGAAAAGGACGGAATGAGCCGGCGTTCGTTCTTGATTCTGTTCCGGTGATAGCACATCTCAAAGACATCGATGAATCTGAAATAGCATTGGCGACAATGCAAAATACCCGCAGGGCATTTGAGCTCTAA
- a CDS encoding 2-isopropylmalate synthase: protein MNTHKTIFDTTLRDGEQTPGVSLTNEQKLKIARQLDKLGVDVLEAGFPVSSDGERQNVRAIANEGLSLDVCGLARVLTKDLDACIDCNVDMIHTFVSTSDIQRIHTIKKSREEVVAMAVNAVEYIKDHGVKCMFSAMDATRTDLDYLIEVYKAVEGAGCDIINVPDTVGIMAPSSMYQLVKNINNEVNIPIDVHCHNDFGIAVANSLMAAEAGASQIQVTINGIGERAGNANLAEVVMCLHSIYGAKTNINTEYLLETAKMVENYTGIHMPANTPIVGDNAFAHESGIHTHGVLEKSDTFEPGIMTPEMVGHKRRIVIGKHAGKHAVKKSLEDMGIETTEEQLDEILIRIKDIANKGKRICDADLHAVASAVLGRNLGNETIILKEFSVMTGNLTTPTAVVRAKIGDEEAVASNFGVGPIDAALKAVELMIGGYTKVKVRDFSLEAITGGSDALAEVTISVEDEHGRVVSAQSASADIATASVDALITAINILLEKKKLWSME, encoded by the coding sequence ATAAACACACACAAGACTATTTTTGACACGACACTGCGTGACGGTGAACAAACACCTGGCGTATCACTAACCAATGAGCAAAAACTCAAGATTGCCCGGCAACTGGACAAACTTGGTGTTGATGTGCTCGAAGCTGGTTTCCCGGTCTCTTCGGATGGCGAAAGGCAGAATGTAAGAGCCATAGCCAATGAAGGTCTGAGTCTCGATGTCTGTGGTCTTGCCCGCGTCCTTACAAAAGATCTGGACGCCTGCATAGATTGTAATGTTGATATGATACATACATTTGTATCAACTTCCGACATCCAGAGGATACACACTATTAAGAAGAGCAGGGAAGAGGTTGTCGCCATGGCAGTAAATGCCGTGGAATACATCAAAGACCATGGCGTAAAATGCATGTTCTCAGCCATGGATGCTACCAGGACCGACCTTGACTACCTGATAGAGGTATACAAAGCCGTAGAAGGAGCAGGTTGCGATATAATAAACGTACCTGACACCGTCGGCATAATGGCACCTTCCTCAATGTATCAGCTCGTGAAGAACATCAACAACGAAGTGAACATACCAATAGATGTCCATTGTCACAATGACTTTGGAATTGCTGTTGCAAACAGCCTCATGGCAGCAGAAGCTGGCGCCAGCCAGATACAGGTAACAATAAATGGTATCGGAGAACGTGCCGGTAATGCAAACCTCGCAGAAGTAGTGATGTGTCTGCATTCCATATATGGTGCAAAGACCAATATCAACACTGAATACCTGCTTGAAACCGCAAAGATGGTTGAGAATTACACTGGCATACACATGCCGGCAAATACTCCAATCGTCGGTGACAATGCATTCGCCCATGAGTCAGGCATACACACCCATGGAGTTCTTGAAAAATCCGATACTTTCGAACCCGGCATAATGACCCCTGAAATGGTGGGTCACAAACGTCGTATAGTAATAGGCAAACATGCAGGCAAGCATGCTGTCAAGAAATCACTGGAAGACATGGGCATCGAAACCACCGAAGAACAACTTGATGAGATACTTATCAGGATCAAGGACATAGCAAACAAGGGCAAGCGCATATGTGATGCGGACCTTCATGCTGTGGCATCTGCCGTCCTTGGAAGGAACCTCGGAAATGAGACCATAATACTGAAAGAGTTCTCTGTTATGACAGGTAACCTTACAACACCAACAGCAGTAGTAAGGGCGAAGATCGGTGATGAGGAAGCTGTTGCTTCCAACTTTGGAGTAGGGCCGATAGATGCTGCCCTCAAAGCAGTGGAACTTATGATTGGCGGATACACCAAGGTAAAAGTGCGTGATTTCAGCCTGGAAGCAATTACAGGAGGAAGTGATGCCCTTGCAGAAGTGACAATCTCAGTAGAAGATGAACACGGCCGTGTGGTCAGTGCACAATCAGCAAGTGCAGACATTGCCACAGCATCCGTGGACGCACTCATCACAGCCATCAATATACTTCTTGAAAAGAAGAAGCTCTGGAGCATGGAATAA